A DNA window from Naumovozyma dairenensis CBS 421 chromosome 8, complete genome contains the following coding sequences:
- the LYS5 gene encoding holo-[acyl-carrier-protein] synthase (similar to Saccharomyces cerevisiae LYS5 (YGL154C); ancestral locus Anc_2.314) gives MEQLKKLLEKEQSYSIILLLDVKNSGLNDGFLFENAMRFLPLEWQAQVLRKKLQQDKFTALSNKLLQLFGCSIATGLYPDEISFQYETFGKPILKGFDNISFNMSNGQEFTSMCLLKDAFCNGIINQVGIDMASIYDTTGNEDEILDVDAFKGIFHKDELPTFKNCSTEKLGELFTYYWSLKECYTKFTGTGLNYDLTKINMGEILDYDDSDEKVTKRRIQQRDVTFYSKWINNDRKEIVTICSFEGSFIKPRIFTLKLANILEYFESIKTCK, from the coding sequence ATGGaacaattgaagaaactaTTGGAAAAAGAACAATCGTATAGTATAATACTGCTGCTAGATGTGAAAAATTCTGGGTTGAATGATGGTTtcctttttgaaaatgCAATGAGATTCTTACCATTAGAATGGCAAGCACAGGTGTTAAGGAAGAAACTGCAACAAGATAAATTCACAGCATTATCAAATAAGCTTTTACAATTATTTGGATGCTCCATTGCTACTGGGTTGTACCCAGATGAAATCTCTTTCCAATACGAGACATTTGGGAAGCCCATCTTGAAAGGATTCGATAATATTTCGTTTAATATGTCTAATGGACAAGAATTTACATCGATGTGTTTACTGAAAGATGCTTTTTGTAATGGAATAATAAACCAAGTTGGCATAGATATGGCCTCAATTTATGACACAACGGGAAATGAAGATGAGATCTTGGATGTAGATGCTTTCAAAGGTATATTCCATAAGGATGAATTGCCAACATTCAAGAATTGTTCCACTGAAAAATTAGGAGAATTATTTACTTACTATTGGTCGTTAAAAGAATGTTATACCAAGTTCACAGGAACTGGTCTTAACTATGATTTAACAAAGATAAATATGGGTGAGATTCTAGATTATGATGATTCAGACGAGAAAGTCACTAAACGAAGAATACAACAACGAGACGTAACATTTTATTCCAAATGGATAAATAACgatagaaaagaaatagtCACAATCTGTAGTTTCGAAGGAAGTTTCATTAAACCAAGAATATTTACTTTAAAACTTGCAAATATTTTAGAGTACTTTGAATCTATCAAAACTTGTAAGTAA
- the CDC43 gene encoding protein geranylgeranyltransferase type I subunit CDC43 (similar to Saccharomyces cerevisiae CDC43 (YGL155W); ancestral locus Anc_2.312) has product MFPTKILEKHVKFVTRHLNLLPSTHQNQDVNRMAIIFYAIETLSSLDPSSIITYKKKNTIHWIRSHYLKNENISGFIGSKTMAINGVTTITLPNTLFALLTLLILDDKEFFTNVLDCKSVCRFVSKCQDAKDGSFVSVLRLYSNNEPSPVDSNDLRFCYIAVAILYLCGCKERNQFNEYIDVEKMLRYIKEQQCDMGGYGTYGEPHAGYTSCALSALYLLDRIDEEELSDDFKEKSITWLLHRQIFNQGSMSYMNENNPSYDECDHGGFQGRENKFGDTCYVFWCLNSLKILEPIHWKDLCDTSLAKKYLLERTQNTIIGGFSKNDEDDPDLYHTCLGIAALKLIDGSFDGVLCIPSSISSELTSINRQ; this is encoded by the coding sequence ATGTTCCCAACCAAGATCCTTGAAAAACATGTCAAGTTTGTAACAAGACATTTGAATCTCCTTCCCTCAACTcatcaaaatcaagatGTCAATCGAATGGCCATCATATTCTATGCCATTGAAACACTTAGCTCCTTGGATCCATCATCTATCATAACatacaagaagaagaacacTATACATTGGATTCGCtctcattatttgaaaaatgaaaacataTCTGGATTCATAGGTTCAAAAACTATGGCTATCAATGGTGTTACCACTATTACTTTACCAAATACTCTTTTCGCATTGTTAACTCTTTTGATTTtagatgataaagaattcTTCACAAATGTCTTAGATTGTAAAAGTGTTTGTAGGTTTGTTTCGAAATGTCAGGATGCAAAAGATGGTTCATTTGTTTCAGTTTTGAGGTTGTATAGTAATAATGAGCCTTCACCAGTGGATAGTAATGATTTGAGATTCTGTTATATTGCCGTAGCCATATTGTACCTTTGTGGGtgtaaagaaagaaatcaatttaatgaatatattgatgTGGAAAAGATGTTGCGATATATTAAGGAGCAACAATGTGATATGGGAGGATATGGAACATATGGAGAACCTCATGCAGGATACACATCCTGTGCTTTATCAGCTTTATATTTACTTGATCGTATTGATGAGGAAGAATTATCTGATGacttcaaagaaaaatcaataacaTGGTTATTACATAGACAGATCTTTAATCAAGGGTCTATGTCATAtatgaatgaaaataatcCATCATACGATGAATGTGATCATGGTGGTTTCCAAGGTCGAGAGAATAAATTCGGTGACACATGTTATGTGTTTTGGTGcttaaattcattgaaaatacTGGAGCCAATCCATTGGAAAGATTTATGTGATACTTCATTGGCAAAGAAATATCTTCTAGAAAGGACACAAAACACAATTATTGGCGGGTTTAGTAAAaatgatgaggatgatcCGGATTTATATCATACATGTTTAGGCATTGCTgcattgaaattaattgatgGCTCCTTTGATGGAGTACTATGCATTCCTAGTAGCATTTCTTCAGAGTTAACATCAATAAACAGACAgtaa
- the AIM14 gene encoding putative metalloreductase (similar to Saccharomyces cerevisiae YGL160W; ancestral locus Anc_1.379), with amino-acid sequence MKMIPQVMPNTILFKRHEGHNHSEGGAGTGTHFANIQYGYYVLGVSLFYIVILSFLQYFNIHLKNRMKLNSSKILRWAISFNPFFHLFIIMILVMVPFYSGKYPATKVVQVYLKRAGRLSYVLVTMNLLLNFRVHKWFNYVDLVPLHKWLSRFLALFAIIHSIGYFVRWTVVKRYSLAAQCKKPLNLVGIILFGFIILLIGASTKPFRRWNYKAFYIIHNLMNLCFIIMTPIHARPGVMFPFLIINVCLLFIQNVMKLLYVKRIFIEKKVTSDETNLTLVQIPRSSIPTANFPLTTHIRIAECNNILNPFFWIYPSHPYSIASVSTDPYIDLIISESRFKLQENKQYIMVGFYEQNSKIPETFYNPTVNKKIAIVVGGSGISFGLPIFTYLTQSLSQNDNVDQSQMDSIEECKLIWLIRDVAQLEIVEDYLNARFRNLPKKSQLLIYISKSKSRSENNDMEIEMDSLMRGSDQINDDDNNDNDNDNDNDNDGCSEDSKNSKNDINGQTREIIKLKKSIHFKRFNFIDDLSSMASNNNDYMKGNENWLFCCGPDKLNRDAKDFANKNSINYISESYGF; translated from the coding sequence atgaagatgattcCTCAAGTCATGCCAAACACAatcttatttaaaagaCATGAAGGTCATAATCACTCTGAGGGGGGCGCTGGTACCGGTACTCATTTCGCAAACATTCAATATGGTTACTACGTCCTCGGAGTTTCCCTCTTTTACATCGTTATCTTATCATTTTTACAGTATTTCaatattcatttgaaaaatagaatgaaattgaactcttctaaaatattaagATGGGCCATCTCATTCAATCCCTTCTTCCATCttttcataataatgatactaGTAATGGTCCCCTTCTATTCGGGGAAATACCCTGCTACAAAAGTGGTTCAGGTATACCTAAAGAGAGCAGGTAGACTAAGTTACGTCTTAGTTACCATGAATCTTTTACTGAATTTCAGAGTTCATAAATGGTTCAACTATGTCGATTTGGTACCGTTACATAAATGGTTATCCAGATTCTTAGCATTATTTGCAATAATTCATAGTATCGGATACTTCGTTAGATGGACAGTGGTGAAACGTTACAGTTTGGCTGCTCAATGTAAAAAACCTTTGAATTTAGTAGGTATCATACTTTTCGGTTTCATAATCCTTTTAATTGGTGCATCAACAAAACCATTTAGAAGATGGAATTATAAAGCATTTTATATCATTCATAATCTCATGAATTTATGCTTCATTATAATGACTCCAATACATGCAAGACCAGGTGTCATGTTCCCATTCTTAATTATCAACGTCTGCCTATTATTCATTCAAAACGTTATGAAACTTTTATATGTGAAAAGAATCTttatagaaaagaaagtaaCATCAGATGAAACAAATTTGACCTTAGTCCAAATCCCAAGAAGTTCCATTCCCACTGCTAATTTCCCATTGACCACTCATATCAGAATAGCCgaatgtaataatattctaaaCCCATTCTTTTGGATATACCCATCACATCCATATTCTATCGCAAGCGTCTCCACTGATCCATACATTGATCTCATTATTTCTGAATCTAGATtcaaattacaagaaaataaacaatacATAATGGTTGGCTTTTATGaacaaaattcaaaaatccCTGAAACCTTTTATAACCCAACTgtaaataagaaaattgcCATTGTGGTTGGTGGTTCAGGAATATCATTCGGATTACCAATCTTCACATACTTGACACAATCACTCTCGCAAAATGACAATGTCGATCAAAGCCAGATGGACTCTATAGAGGAATGTAAATTAATTTGGTTAATTAGAGATGTAGCTCAATTGGAAATAGTGgaagattatttaaatgCAAGATTTAGAAACTTACCTAAGAAATCTCAACTTCTAATCTATATTTCTAAATCAAAATCTCGTagtgaaaataatgatatggAAATCGAAATGGATTCCCTAATGAGAGGTTCAGATCAAATTAACGACGATGATAACAATGACAATGACAATGACAATGACAATGACAATGACGGTTGTTCAGAAGATAGTAAAAATAGtaaaaatgatataaatGGTCAAACTAGGGAAATTATTAAGTTGAAAAAATCCATCCATTTTAAaagattcaatttcattgatgatttaaGTAGCATGgcttcaaataataatgattataTGAAAGGTAATGAAAATTGGTTGTTTTGTTGCGGACctgataaattaaatagAGATGCTAAGGATTTTGCAAacaaaaattcaattaattatatcTCTGAATCATATGGATTTTAA